From Coffea arabica cultivar ET-39 chromosome 2e, Coffea Arabica ET-39 HiFi, whole genome shotgun sequence, the proteins below share one genomic window:
- the LOC113729486 gene encoding mitogen-activated protein kinase kinase kinase 20-like: MERRPLQWKKGKILGAGSYGRVYLASPADFSSPSPPLAAVKSADINLSETLQKERMFLYELRGEPNIIHCFGNDISTEKDERVYNLLLEYAPGGSLHDLIKKNKGTIPESHVACYTYMILKGLYAMLECEIIHCDLKPGNILVFPNADDNNGIHQLKIADFGLAKKEWDTELHEWGRMGYNNRCTPIYASPESLACGCKAAGDIWSLGCIVVEMITGEPVWSCRTIGELVSKILYEKPKIPENLCEEGKDFLARCFEATVPKRWTAEELLDHPFIVKNLKFLDDGSRLSSGQCYQMNPFGFVDSVSTLDLFSTSSLEPQCSPFESWCRVTDNETEESRPSCCLPSESFKLEEKLKNIHVF, encoded by the coding sequence ATGGAAAGAAGGCCTTTACAGTGGAAGAAGGGCAAGATTCTTGGGGCAGGATCGTATGGGAGGGTTTACTTGGCTTCACCAGCGGACTTTTCTTCACCATCGCCTCCATTAGCCGCTGTGAAGTCGGCTGATATCAATCTCTCAGAAACTTTGCAGAAAGAGCGTATGTTCTTGTACGAATTGAGGGGCGAGCCAAACATCATCCATTGCTTTGGCAATGACATAAGCACGGAAAAAGATGAAAGAGTTTATAATCTTCTTCTGGAGTATGCGCCGGGTGGCTCCCTTCATGACTTAATCAAGAAGAACAAAGGTACTATACCCGAATCCCACGTTGCATGTTACACTTACATGATCCTCAAGGGCCTTTATGCTATGCTTGAATGTGAGATTATTCATTGTGATTTAAAGCCGGGTAACATCCTTGTTTTCCCTAACGCCGACGACAACAATGGCATACACCAACTTAAGATAGCTGATTTTGGACTCGCTAAGAAAGAGTGGGACACCGAATTACATGAATGGGGAAGAATGGGATACAATAACCGATGTACGCCTATTTATGCATCGCCAGAATCATTAGCATGTGGTTGTAAGGCAGCAGGTGATATATGGTCCTTGGGCTGCATTGTCGTAGAGATGATAACTGGCGAACCAGTCTGGTCGTGTCGCACTATAGGAGAACTGGTAAGTAAAATTCTGTATGAGAAACCTAAGATACCAGAAAACCTTTGTGAGGAGGGAAAAGATTTCTTGGCGAGATGTTTTGAAGCAACTGTTCCCAAGAGATGGACAGCAGAAGAATTATTGGATCATCCCTTCATTGTCAAAAACCTGAAGTTCTTAGATGATGGAAGTCGTCTTTCCTCTGGTCAATGTTATCAGATGAACCCTTTTGGCTTTGTTGACTCGGTTTCTACCCTTGATTTGTTTTCAACTTCTTCGTTGGAGCCTCAATGCAGCCCTTTTGAGTCTTGGTGCCGAGTGACAGACAACGAGACAGAAGAATCCCGACCTTCCTGTTGTCTTCCCAGTGAATCATTCAAGTTGGAggagaaattaaaaaatatccATGTGTTCTGA